One genomic region from Pseudomonas hormoni encodes:
- a CDS encoding DUF4123 domain-containing protein, which yields MINTLPRQWMNEQRRLGHELCLVLDSQNERDTRQLLVKSSGHDHYLSVYNATTLANLADAGPFIFTLEQSGNRRLDDLLDHPERNWGWLASVERGALRGLVHHWQQRLIVETRPYQALYRFHDNRVLSRALKHLPPEEYPAFLGPAISVCYWDGAAWNTAQNPAPGTYPVPDKPLWLRTPLPHPQASEIRRLNAHRYLLAEHVEAYANLAEEHDPDAWLRERLALADTWGWLEPEQLEFLLIQSLQAPGFALPPEWEVRGDESPVEHFERVRQLVGFWRGKGPI from the coding sequence ATGATCAACACGCTCCCCCGCCAATGGATGAACGAACAGCGCCGCCTGGGCCACGAACTGTGCCTGGTGCTGGACTCGCAGAACGAGCGCGACACACGTCAGCTGTTGGTGAAGTCCAGCGGACATGACCACTACCTGAGCGTCTACAACGCAACAACCCTCGCGAACCTGGCCGATGCCGGTCCGTTCATCTTCACGCTGGAACAGTCCGGTAACCGGCGCCTCGACGACCTGCTGGATCATCCCGAGCGCAACTGGGGCTGGCTCGCGAGCGTGGAAAGAGGTGCCTTGCGCGGGTTGGTCCATCACTGGCAACAACGGTTGATTGTCGAGACACGTCCCTATCAGGCGCTGTACCGGTTTCACGACAACCGAGTGTTGAGCCGCGCGCTAAAACATCTACCGCCTGAAGAATATCCGGCCTTTCTTGGGCCGGCGATCAGCGTCTGCTACTGGGACGGCGCAGCCTGGAACACCGCTCAAAACCCTGCCCCCGGCACGTATCCCGTGCCCGACAAACCACTCTGGTTGCGCACACCCCTGCCCCACCCGCAGGCCTCGGAAATTCGCCGGCTCAACGCCCATCGTTATTTGCTGGCCGAGCACGTTGAGGCCTACGCCAATCTTGCCGAAGAGCATGACCCTGATGCGTGGTTGCGTGAGCGCCTCGCACTGGCAGACACGTGGGGATGGCTGGAGCCGGAGCAGTTGGAGTTTCTGTTGATTCAGAGCTTGCAGGCGCCGGGGTTTGCGTTGCCGCCAGAGTGGGAGGTGCGGGGTGATGAGAGTCCGGTGGAGCACTTTGAACGGGTGCGGCAGTTGGTGGGGTTTTGGCGGGGGAAGGGTCCGATATGA
- a CDS encoding type VI secretion system tip protein VgrG: MLNADPRARFSLTIHDIQHDLQVLKFTGKECISQPYAFEIELVSDSRDLNQNDLLHKLAFLAFNGSGDGIHGQIHGVGKGSLGNGLTRYSVTLVPRLTYLDHRINCRIFQQMTVPKIIAQVLENHGIHRDFHQFQLGSVYPDREYCVQYKESDRVFIERLCQEEGLHYHFQHSREKHVMVFGDDQTVFPRLDRPTRFKHDNGLVAETPVIKHFDVQVRAGTNRTTRRDYDFNKARILLEAESRSDRSRAQPDLEDYQYPGRFTQRDRGKLLSRREQERHGAENRVARGKSDQPMLLSGHFLPLSEHPDEEWNDLWLLTEIDHEGAQPQVLQKYADYTGTGGDNGFQGYRNQFLATPWDVIYRSPLPHDKPRIAGVQSAVVTGPKGEEIHCDDYGRVKVQFFWDREGRHDDKSSCWLRVSSLLAGNAFGGFAVPRVGMEVQVSFQNGDPDHPEISGCLYNSANPVPYELPDNKTRSVFRSRSSPDSTGFNEVHIEDRAGQELIYLRAQRDMEQRIENDSRLEVGNELRTIVKGDSSTLLQAKEHRTTTGDRHIHLNANDYLKVAGNSHTCVDQTLALGAGRLIVVEAGDHLILKAGSSITLDAGGEHIVVGCGGIFGSSELQIGGTPMRAPAASLAMSRSVDGLSVPPELPPMLASSQPKLMAASNALAADLCPICEACRDGVCLTEGAAA, encoded by the coding sequence ATGCTCAACGCAGATCCCCGCGCCCGTTTCAGCCTCACGATCCACGACATTCAACATGACCTTCAGGTGCTCAAATTCACCGGCAAAGAATGCATCAGCCAGCCCTACGCCTTTGAGATCGAACTGGTCAGCGACAGTCGAGACCTGAACCAGAATGATCTGCTGCACAAGCTAGCCTTTCTCGCTTTCAACGGCTCCGGCGACGGCATTCACGGGCAAATTCATGGCGTGGGCAAAGGCAGTCTCGGCAATGGTCTCACCCGCTACAGCGTGACGCTGGTGCCCCGGTTGACGTACCTGGACCACCGCATCAATTGCCGCATCTTCCAGCAAATGACCGTCCCGAAAATCATTGCGCAGGTGTTGGAAAACCACGGGATCCATCGTGACTTCCACCAGTTTCAACTGGGCAGCGTTTACCCGGATCGCGAGTACTGCGTTCAGTACAAGGAGTCTGACAGAGTGTTCATAGAACGCCTCTGCCAGGAAGAAGGCCTGCACTACCACTTCCAGCACAGCCGCGAAAAACATGTGATGGTGTTCGGCGACGACCAGACTGTGTTTCCCCGGCTCGACCGTCCGACACGCTTTAAACACGACAATGGCCTGGTCGCCGAAACGCCGGTGATCAAGCACTTTGACGTGCAAGTACGAGCCGGCACCAACCGCACCACTCGCCGCGATTACGACTTCAACAAAGCGCGGATTTTGCTGGAGGCCGAGAGCAGGTCCGATAGGTCCAGGGCTCAACCGGATCTGGAGGATTACCAGTACCCCGGTCGTTTTACCCAGAGAGATCGCGGCAAGCTGTTGAGTCGACGCGAACAGGAACGTCACGGCGCCGAGAACCGGGTGGCGCGAGGCAAAAGCGATCAACCGATGCTGCTCTCCGGTCATTTCCTGCCGCTGTCCGAACATCCGGACGAAGAATGGAACGACCTGTGGTTGCTGACCGAAATCGACCATGAAGGCGCACAACCGCAAGTCCTGCAAAAGTACGCGGACTACACCGGCACGGGCGGTGACAACGGCTTTCAGGGTTATCGCAACCAGTTCCTCGCCACGCCTTGGGACGTGATCTACCGCTCGCCGCTGCCCCACGACAAACCACGAATCGCCGGCGTTCAAAGCGCCGTGGTCACCGGCCCGAAAGGCGAGGAAATCCACTGCGACGACTACGGTCGGGTCAAGGTGCAATTCTTCTGGGATCGCGAAGGTCGCCACGATGATAAAAGCAGCTGCTGGCTGCGGGTTTCCTCCCTTTTGGCCGGCAACGCCTTTGGCGGCTTCGCCGTGCCGAGAGTCGGCATGGAGGTGCAGGTCAGTTTTCAGAACGGCGACCCCGATCACCCCGAAATCAGCGGCTGCCTGTACAACAGCGCCAACCCGGTGCCCTACGAATTACCCGACAACAAAACCCGCAGCGTATTCCGCTCCCGCAGTTCACCGGACAGCACGGGGTTCAATGAAGTGCACATTGAAGACCGTGCCGGCCAGGAGTTGATTTACCTGCGCGCCCAGCGAGACATGGAACAACGGATAGAGAACGACAGCCGTCTGGAGGTCGGCAACGAGCTGCGCACCATCGTCAAGGGCGACAGCTCTACCTTACTGCAAGCCAAGGAACATCGAACCACAACCGGTGATCGGCACATACATCTCAATGCCAACGACTACCTGAAAGTTGCCGGAAATAGTCACACCTGCGTCGATCAAACGCTGGCGTTAGGCGCTGGCCGGTTGATTGTTGTCGAAGCGGGCGATCACTTGATTCTGAAGGCAGGGTCCAGCATCACGCTGGACGCCGGTGGCGAACACATCGTGGTGGGCTGCGGCGGGATTTTCGGCAGCAGCGAACTCCAGATCGGCGGCACTCCCATGCGCGCGCCAGCCGCCTCACTTGCCATGTCTCGGTCAGTTGATGGCCTATCTGTGCCACCCGAACTGCCGCCGATGCTCGCGTCGTCCCAGCCGAAATTGATGGCGGCAAGCAACGCGTTGGCGGCGGATCTCTGCCCGATCTGCGAAGCCTGCCGTGATGGCGTCTGCCTGACGGAAGGAGCCGCCGCATGA
- a CDS encoding TOBE domain-containing protein, with protein sequence MTIKAINVRNQFKGVIKEIVEGEVVSEIDVQTASGIVTSVITTRSVRDLELKVGSEVIAFVKSTEVSIAKL encoded by the coding sequence ATGACCATCAAAGCGATCAACGTCCGCAACCAGTTCAAGGGCGTCATCAAGGAAATCGTCGAAGGCGAAGTGGTCTCGGAAATCGATGTGCAAACCGCCTCCGGGATCGTCACTTCGGTGATCACCACCCGCTCGGTGCGAGACCTTGAATTGAAGGTGGGGAGCGAGGTGATCGCTTTCGTCAAATCCACCGAAGTCTCGATTGCGAAGCTCTGA
- the rtcR gene encoding RNA repair transcriptional activator RtcR, with amino-acid sequence MSRKPTVAIGFIGSTLDRVGKGANRWSHWRPSVGLCQQQDVVIHRLELIHGIDARDVSLAERVREDIRQVSPETEVHLHPMSLRNPWDFEEVYGALHDFTTAYRFDTEREDYLVHITTGTHVAQICWFLLTEARYLPARLIQTSPVRRLNEQARAIGTHALIDLDLSRYDRIATRFAHKRLEGLAFLKSGIATRNAAFNRSIEQIERVAVRSRAPMLLIGPTGAGKSFLARRIYELKRSRHQIQGRFVEVNCATLRGDGAMSTLFGHIKGAFTGAQNARDGLLRAADGGMLFLDEIGELGADEQAMLLKAIEEKRFFPLGSDKEVESDFLIIAGTHRDLRSRVAEGLFREDLYARINLWTFDLPGLAGRREDIEPNIDFELERHAREQGHMVRFNLEARRRYLAFASSSEAAWLGNFRELSASITRMATLADSGRIDETQVQEEIDRLRYAWGLAQPDDGLDRCLGDNVEIDLFDRLQLKAVLDICRQADSLSDAGRRLFGVSRQAKAQPNDADRLRKYLARFDLDWKQVSG; translated from the coding sequence ATGTCAAGGAAGCCCACGGTCGCCATCGGATTTATCGGTTCTACACTCGACCGCGTTGGCAAAGGCGCCAATCGCTGGAGTCACTGGCGACCGAGTGTGGGCCTGTGCCAGCAACAGGATGTGGTGATTCATCGGCTCGAGCTGATCCATGGTATCGATGCCCGCGACGTCAGCCTGGCCGAGCGTGTTCGCGAAGATATCCGTCAGGTCTCGCCGGAGACTGAAGTGCACTTGCACCCGATGTCGCTGCGCAACCCGTGGGATTTCGAAGAGGTGTACGGCGCACTGCACGACTTCACCACTGCCTATCGTTTCGACACCGAACGCGAGGACTACCTGGTGCACATCACCACCGGGACCCACGTGGCGCAGATTTGCTGGTTCTTGCTCACCGAAGCGCGCTACCTGCCGGCAAGGCTGATCCAGACCTCTCCCGTTCGCCGGCTTAACGAGCAGGCGCGCGCCATCGGCACCCACGCCCTGATCGATCTCGATCTGTCGCGCTACGACCGTATTGCCACGCGCTTCGCCCATAAACGCCTGGAAGGCCTGGCTTTTCTCAAATCCGGGATCGCCACCCGAAACGCCGCGTTCAACCGCTCCATCGAGCAAATCGAGCGCGTGGCGGTGCGCTCGCGAGCGCCAATGCTGCTGATCGGCCCGACCGGCGCAGGCAAATCCTTTCTGGCCCGTCGCATCTATGAACTCAAGCGCAGTCGCCACCAGATACAGGGCCGTTTCGTCGAAGTGAACTGCGCCACACTGCGCGGTGACGGCGCCATGTCGACCCTCTTCGGCCATATCAAAGGCGCGTTCACCGGCGCGCAAAACGCTCGTGACGGTCTGCTGCGTGCCGCCGATGGAGGCATGCTGTTTCTGGATGAAATCGGTGAATTGGGCGCTGATGAGCAAGCCATGCTGCTCAAGGCCATCGAAGAGAAACGCTTCTTCCCTTTGGGATCGGACAAGGAAGTGGAGAGCGATTTCCTGATCATCGCCGGCACCCACCGCGACTTGCGCAGCCGCGTAGCCGAAGGCCTGTTTCGCGAAGACTTGTATGCGCGCATCAACCTATGGACATTCGACCTCCCCGGCCTGGCCGGGCGTCGCGAAGACATCGAGCCGAACATCGATTTCGAGCTCGAACGCCACGCCCGGGAACAAGGTCACATGGTGCGCTTCAATCTCGAAGCACGACGCCGCTACCTGGCCTTCGCCAGCTCAAGTGAAGCCGCGTGGCTGGGCAACTTCCGAGAGCTGTCGGCCTCCATCACCCGCATGGCGACATTAGCCGACAGCGGGCGAATCGATGAAACCCAGGTTCAGGAAGAAATTGATCGCCTGCGTTATGCCTGGGGCCTGGCGCAACCGGATGACGGGCTGGACCGATGCCTCGGCGATAACGTCGAGATCGACCTGTTTGACCGCCTGCAACTCAAGGCTGTCCTCGACATTTGCCGTCAGGCAGACAGCCTGTCCGATGCAGGTCGACGGTTGTTTGGAGTGTCACGCCAGGCAAAGGCGCAGCCGAATGATGCTGATCGACTGCGCAAATACCTGGCACGCTTTGACCTCGACTGGAAGCAGGTGTCAGGTTGA
- a CDS encoding RtcB family protein: protein MQEHTYQLLEVANGKPIKLWTEGVPVENEAKQQLMNTAKMPFIFKHLAVMPDVHLGKGSTIGSVIPTVGAIIPAAVGVDIGCGMIAARTSLTASDLPDNLHGLRCAIEKAVPHGRTSTRSRRDKGAWDDIPQQADQAWAALDPRFKAITDKYPKLGNTNNRGHLGTLGSGNHFIEVCLDEANRIWFMLHSGSRGVGNAIGNLFIQLAQADMRQHIANLPDRDLAYFEEGSQHFDDYVEAVGWAQDFARQNRALMMQAVIQATRKVISKPFEVALEAVNCHHNYVQKERHFGENILVTRKGAVSAKKGELGIIPGSMGAKSFIVRGLGNEESFCSCSHGAGRTMSRTKAKNMFTVEDQIRATAHVECRKDAAVIDEIPMAYKDIDQVMHAQRELVEVLHTLRQVVCVKG, encoded by the coding sequence ATGCAAGAACATACCTACCAACTGCTGGAAGTCGCCAACGGCAAACCGATCAAACTCTGGACCGAAGGTGTCCCGGTAGAAAACGAAGCCAAACAGCAATTGATGAACACTGCAAAAATGCCGTTCATCTTCAAGCACCTGGCGGTGATGCCGGATGTGCATTTGGGCAAGGGCTCGACCATCGGCAGCGTGATTCCTACCGTTGGGGCAATCATTCCGGCTGCTGTGGGAGTGGATATCGGTTGCGGCATGATCGCCGCGCGCACATCGCTGACTGCCAGTGATTTGCCGGACAACCTGCACGGCCTGCGTTGCGCGATAGAAAAAGCGGTGCCTCACGGTCGCACATCCACGCGTTCTCGCCGGGACAAGGGCGCCTGGGACGATATCCCGCAACAAGCGGATCAGGCCTGGGCGGCACTGGACCCGCGGTTCAAGGCGATCACCGACAAATACCCGAAGCTGGGCAACACCAACAACCGTGGGCATTTGGGCACGTTGGGCAGCGGCAACCACTTCATCGAGGTGTGTCTGGATGAAGCCAATCGGATCTGGTTCATGCTGCACAGTGGATCCCGTGGGGTAGGCAACGCCATTGGCAACCTGTTCATTCAGTTGGCCCAGGCAGATATGCGTCAGCACATCGCCAACCTGCCGGATCGTGACCTGGCCTACTTCGAGGAAGGCAGCCAACACTTCGATGATTACGTTGAAGCGGTCGGTTGGGCCCAGGACTTCGCCAGGCAGAACCGCGCGTTGATGATGCAAGCGGTGATTCAAGCGACACGAAAGGTGATCAGCAAGCCTTTTGAGGTTGCCCTGGAAGCGGTGAACTGCCACCACAACTATGTGCAAAAAGAGCGGCATTTTGGTGAAAACATTCTGGTCACCCGAAAAGGTGCAGTGTCGGCGAAGAAGGGCGAACTGGGGATTATTCCGGGATCGATGGGCGCAAAAAGCTTCATCGTCCGCGGGCTCGGTAACGAGGAATCGTTCTGCTCTTGCAGCCACGGCGCCGGTCGCACCATGAGCCGCACCAAAGCGAAAAACATGTTCACCGTCGAAGATCAGATCCGAGCCACTGCCCACGTGGAGTGCCGCAAGGATGCTGCTGTCATCGATGAAATACCGATGGCCTACAAGGACATCGACCAAGTCATGCACGCCCAGCGCGAGCTGGTAGAAGTGCTGCACACCTTGCGTCAGGTGGTGTGCGTAAAAGGATAG
- a CDS encoding nucleotidyltransferase domain-containing protein, giving the protein MEYHDPHPLAPEMRARVLEELTRIERERNVTVLYACESGSRAWGFASTDSDYDVRFVYVEKPDWFVQVDTARDVIERPLDDELDVSGWELRKTLGLLRKSNPTLLEWLDSPLVYRSEPAATGRLRELAEAFYSPPAARNHYLSMARKNFRGYLQGDSVRFKKYFYVLRPLLAVRWIDQGLGRPPMTFADLLNTVDDQPLLDEVAELLVLKRNADERAYGPRRNALHTFIAAELERAVPKLPRTQEDSRLLDDYLRETVGHYA; this is encoded by the coding sequence ATGGAATATCACGACCCTCACCCCTTGGCGCCCGAGATGCGTGCCAGAGTCCTGGAAGAGCTGACGCGCATCGAGCGCGAGCGTAACGTCACCGTGCTTTATGCCTGCGAATCCGGTAGTCGGGCCTGGGGTTTTGCCTCAACCGACAGTGATTACGACGTGCGTTTTGTGTATGTGGAGAAACCGGACTGGTTCGTCCAGGTTGATACCGCGCGGGATGTGATCGAGCGACCGCTGGACGATGAGCTTGATGTCAGCGGCTGGGAGTTGCGCAAGACTCTGGGGTTGTTGCGCAAGTCCAATCCGACCTTGCTTGAGTGGCTGGATTCGCCGTTGGTGTATCGCAGCGAACCTGCCGCGACCGGGCGTCTGCGTGAGCTGGCCGAAGCTTTCTACAGCCCGCCGGCAGCACGAAACCATTACCTGTCGATGGCCAGGAAGAATTTTCGCGGTTACTTGCAAGGCGACAGCGTGAGGTTCAAGAAGTACTTCTACGTGCTACGGCCGTTACTCGCCGTGCGCTGGATCGATCAAGGGCTGGGTCGCCCGCCGATGACGTTCGCCGACTTACTGAACACAGTGGATGACCAGCCGTTGCTGGATGAAGTCGCCGAGCTATTGGTGCTCAAACGCAACGCCGATGAACGTGCATACGGCCCAAGACGCAACGCCTTGCACACGTTTATCGCTGCGGAGTTGGAGCGTGCCGTACCTAAACTGCCGCGTACTCAGGAAGACTCGCGATTGCTCGACGATTACTTGAGAGAGACCGTCGGGCACTACGCATAA
- the rtcA gene encoding RNA 3'-terminal phosphate cyclase, with product MKQEVVELDGAIGGGQVLRSALSLSMVTGRALHIKNIRAKRSRPGLLRQHLTAVLAAARVCDAKVQGAELGSQCLSFEPGQMRGGDFSFAIGTAGSCTLVLQTLMPALLLAPEASRVRISGGTHNPMAPPTDFLQLAWLPQLRRMGAKVELQLLRHGFVPAGGGEIEVFVQPSKLLPLHLLERGALLTQCASALIAGLAPHVAERELDRVSRRLDMAQEQLKMVTINQDQGPGNVLLLEHRFEHVTEVFSAFGQAALRAEKVADVAINQALDWLNSKAAVAEHLADQLLLPMALAGGGSFTTPRMTEHLKSNIEVIERFLPITIDCKEEGATRLRVECKCPV from the coding sequence ATGAAACAGGAAGTGGTTGAACTGGATGGCGCCATTGGCGGAGGCCAGGTGTTGCGCAGCGCTTTAAGCCTGTCGATGGTGACCGGTCGCGCGCTGCACATTAAAAACATCAGAGCCAAACGCAGCCGCCCCGGACTGTTGCGTCAGCACCTGACCGCCGTACTGGCGGCGGCTCGGGTTTGCGATGCGAAAGTGCAGGGCGCTGAATTGGGTTCGCAGTGCCTGTCCTTCGAGCCGGGCCAGATGCGCGGTGGGGATTTCAGCTTTGCGATCGGCACGGCGGGTAGCTGCACCTTGGTGTTGCAGACGCTGATGCCGGCCTTGCTGCTGGCGCCTGAAGCCAGTCGGGTGCGTATATCGGGTGGTACTCATAACCCGATGGCGCCGCCGACTGATTTTCTACAGCTTGCCTGGTTGCCGCAGTTGCGACGCATGGGTGCCAAGGTTGAGCTGCAGCTGTTGCGTCACGGTTTTGTACCGGCCGGTGGTGGTGAGATCGAGGTGTTTGTGCAACCGTCGAAACTGCTGCCGTTGCATCTGTTGGAACGCGGCGCCTTGCTCACGCAATGCGCCAGTGCGTTGATCGCGGGACTTGCGCCGCATGTGGCGGAGCGCGAGCTTGATCGGGTCTCCAGGCGTCTGGACATGGCGCAGGAGCAACTGAAAATGGTCACGATCAATCAGGATCAAGGGCCAGGCAACGTTCTGCTGCTGGAGCACCGGTTCGAGCACGTCACCGAGGTGTTCAGTGCCTTTGGCCAAGCGGCCCTTCGTGCAGAAAAGGTCGCTGATGTCGCGATCAACCAGGCCTTGGACTGGCTCAACAGCAAGGCCGCAGTGGCCGAACACCTTGCCGATCAATTGTTGTTGCCGATGGCGTTGGCAGGCGGTGGAAGCTTTACCACGCCACGGATGACCGAACATCTGAAAAGCAACATCGAGGTCATCGAACGATTCTTGCCAATAACTATTGATTGCAAGGAAGAAGGGGCCACCAGGCTCAGAGTTGAGTGCAAGTGCCCGGTGTGA
- a CDS encoding VOC family protein, giving the protein MKINPYLIFNGDCKAAFTFYAQALQGQLEMMMTFGESPAREHFPADLHNLIIHTRLSVGDQAIMGSDTTPDRPTDDMAGCSVSLNVDSIAEAERVFNALAEDGSVQMPLEATFWAARFGMLVDRFGVSWMVNCEKDQ; this is encoded by the coding sequence ATGAAAATCAATCCCTACCTCATCTTCAACGGCGACTGTAAAGCCGCGTTCACCTTCTATGCCCAAGCCCTGCAAGGCCAGCTCGAAATGATGATGACCTTCGGTGAAAGCCCGGCGCGCGAGCACTTTCCGGCGGACCTGCACAACCTGATCATTCACACCCGCCTGTCGGTGGGCGACCAGGCGATCATGGGGTCGGACACCACACCTGATCGCCCCACGGATGACATGGCCGGTTGCTCAGTCTCGCTGAATGTCGACAGCATTGCCGAGGCGGAGCGCGTCTTCAACGCGTTGGCCGAAGACGGCAGCGTGCAAATGCCTCTCGAAGCGACCTTCTGGGCCGCACGTTTCGGGATGCTGGTCGACCGGTTTGGCGTGTCGTGGATGGTCAATTGCGAAAAGGATCAGTGA
- a CDS encoding TetR/AcrR family transcriptional regulator: MPMPERCSRFAEYRDKVLELFASKGFGQVGMRELATCLGLAPGSLYHHYPSKQHLLLDLIEELYEELLSTLGRIDQKTSAKRDKLQNLIRAHLNLHQEMPWHFRLAERDSGCLNDEQQARVRQLREQYECKLLLMLGTRARLSEPAQRAAAHAIANLLNSAPSWLAHQALEEHERVEMLENLVGGAIERLLRPTVPRAVALETGLVSVDRARRRCKA, translated from the coding sequence ATGCCTATGCCTGAGCGTTGCTCACGTTTCGCCGAGTACCGGGACAAGGTGCTGGAGCTGTTTGCCAGCAAGGGGTTCGGACAGGTCGGCATGCGTGAGCTCGCGACGTGCCTGGGGCTCGCCCCGGGCTCGTTGTATCACCATTACCCCAGCAAGCAGCACTTGCTGCTCGACCTGATCGAAGAGCTCTATGAAGAACTGCTGTCGACGCTTGGGCGTATCGATCAAAAAACTTCAGCGAAGCGCGACAAACTGCAAAACCTGATCCGCGCACACCTGAACCTGCATCAGGAAATGCCCTGGCATTTCCGCCTGGCGGAACGCGACAGCGGTTGCCTCAATGATGAGCAGCAGGCGCGCGTTCGGCAGTTACGCGAACAGTACGAATGCAAATTGCTGCTGATGCTCGGTACCAGAGCCCGTCTCAGCGAACCGGCGCAACGTGCCGCCGCCCATGCTATCGCCAATCTGCTCAACAGCGCGCCGAGCTGGCTGGCGCATCAGGCGCTGGAGGAACATGAGCGGGTTGAGATGCTGGAAAATCTCGTGGGCGGGGCCATTGAACGTTTGCTGCGTCCTACGGTGCCACGCGCAGTGGCCTTAGAAACCGGCCTGGTTTCAGTGGATCGAGCGAGGCGCCGATGCAAAGCGTGA
- a CDS encoding 3-hydroxybutyryl-CoA dehydrogenase produces MNLQNIGVIGAGTMGNGIAQVCALAGFNVTLIDISESALQNALATVGKNLDRQVSKDTLTQEQKLTALDKIRTSTDYSSLQNAQLVIEAATENLDLKLRVLQQIAAQVSTECVIASNTSSLSITQLAASVSEPERFIGLHFFNPVPVMGLIEVIRGLQTSDATHTLALDMATTLGKTAITAGNRPGFVVNRILVPMINEAILVFQEGLASADDIDAGMRLGCNQPIGPLALADLIGLDTVLAILEAFYDGFNDSKYRPAPLLKEMVAAGYLGRKTGRGFHAYA; encoded by the coding sequence ATGAATCTGCAAAACATTGGCGTGATCGGCGCTGGCACCATGGGCAACGGCATCGCACAAGTCTGTGCCCTGGCCGGCTTCAATGTGACCTTGATCGACATCTCCGAGAGCGCTTTGCAAAATGCACTCGCGACCGTCGGTAAAAACCTCGACAGGCAGGTCAGCAAGGACACGCTGACCCAGGAGCAAAAGCTCACCGCCCTCGACAAGATCCGCACCAGCACCGATTACAGCAGCCTGCAGAACGCGCAACTGGTCATCGAAGCCGCCACCGAAAACCTCGACCTGAAACTGCGCGTGCTGCAACAGATCGCCGCGCAGGTCAGCACCGAGTGTGTGATCGCCTCCAACACGTCGTCGCTGTCCATCACCCAGCTCGCCGCCAGTGTCAGCGAGCCTGAGCGTTTCATCGGCCTGCACTTCTTCAACCCGGTGCCGGTGATGGGCCTGATCGAAGTGATTCGCGGCCTGCAAACCAGCGACGCAACTCACACGCTGGCGCTGGACATGGCGACCACCCTGGGCAAAACCGCGATCACCGCCGGCAACCGTCCGGGTTTTGTGGTCAACCGGATTCTGGTGCCGATGATCAACGAAGCGATCCTGGTTTTTCAGGAAGGCCTGGCCAGTGCCGATGACATCGACGCCGGCATGCGCCTGGGTTGCAACCAGCCGATCGGCCCGCTGGCGCTGGCGGACCTGATCGGCCTGGACACCGTACTGGCGATTCTCGAAGCCTTCTACGACGGTTTCAACGACAGCAAATATCGCCCCGCGCCACTGCTCAAGGAAATGGTCGCCGCCGGCTACCTGGGACGCAAAACGGGGCGCGGCTTCCATGCCTATGCCTGA